GTACCTCAACTCACGCGCCTCTCATCCCGACGCTGACCTTTCAGGTACATCGCGGGGCTTCCCGTCTAAAAGCTAAAAAACCGAACCACCGCGATTTTTCTGGAACCCGGTGTTGAATCTAGGCGATCGCCCAGCTATCCGTGCAACCCCAAGTAGCCCAGTCTCTAGGTACTTGAGTGGAGGAGGTACGGCTTCCCGACACGCCGACGATAGCGGCAAATAAGGCTACGATGGAAGAACTTTTTACAGACAGGCTTGACCCAGTTCTACGATTTTTGCAAAAACGGGCACTCGATCCTGTAGCATCTAAACCAATACCGTAGCGATTTGCTGCATCCCCAGGATTCGGATCCAAGTAACTGAGACGGATCTGCGTTCTACGGTGTAAGCCGTACGTGTCAAACAGTGTTAGGTACTCGATACAGCTAAGCGTTATGACTGATTCGATGAAATGGGCCAGTGCGTTATCCCAAAAGCCATCGCTGGAGGCTGCCGTTAAAGAAGTAGCGGAACAAGCCCAGCGATCGCTCCAGGCAACAGCGGATCTGGCGTTTGTGTTCATTTCATCGTCGTTTACCAGCGAATTCCCGCGCCTGATGCCGCTTTTGAAAGAGTATCTCTCTGTTCCGTACCTGATCGGCTGTAGTGGTGGTGGCATTATTGGTCAAGATGTGGAAATTGATGAAGTACAGGAAGTCGAGGACGAGCCTGCGCTCTGTCTGACCTTAGCTCATCTGCCGGGAGTCAACATTCACCCCTTTCACACTCGCGAGGATGATCTGCCAGATCTAGACAGTCCTCCCGATGCCTGGGTTGAGCTGATCGGGGTGCGGCCAGAGGAAAATCCCCAGTTTATTTTGCTGGCCGATCCGTTTACGGCGGGCATTAATGACCTTCTGCAAGGGCTGGATTTTGCCTATCCGGGTTCCGTCAAAGTGGGGGGATTAGCGGGTAGCGATGCCTCCTCAGGGAACAGCAGCCTGTTCTGTAATTTTGAACATCTCCGCGAAGGGGTGGTGGGAGTAGCACTCAGCGGTAATGTTGTGCTAGAGGCGATCGTGGCTCAGGGCTGCCGTCCCATTGGGCAAACCTATCGCGTGGTGGATGGCGAGCGCAACATTGTGATGAAAGTGGTGCCCCAGGATGCCAACCCGTTTGCCTCGGACGGAACGGCTCTAACGCCTTTAGAAGCCCTCCAAGAGGTGTATCAAGACCTGAGCGACGAAGACCGAGAACTGGCTCAACACTCCCTATTTGTAGGCGTTGCCCAAAGTGAGTTTAAGCAAAGCCTCGAACAAGGGGATTTTCTGATTCGCAACCTGTTGGGGGTTGATCCAAAAGTAGGAGCGATCGCCATTGGGGATCGGGTACGGGCTGGGCAACGGATTCAGTTCCATCTGCGCGATGCAGAAACGTCGTCTAATGATTTGGATGCTCTGCTGGAAAAATACGTGATGAACCTTGACCCCAATCAAGCCTCTCCATCCGGTGCCTTGATGTTTTCCTGCCTGGGACGAGGGGAAGGGCTGTACGGTGAACCCAATATTGATTCCCAACTCCTCCACCAGTACTTAAAGCGCATTCCGGTCAGTGGCTTTTTCTGCAATGGCGAAATTGGCCCCGTGGGAAACACCACCTTTCTCCACGGCTACACGTCCGTATTCGGCATCTGTCGGGCCTCTCACGAGGATTGAGCGATCGCAACGCCCAGCATCCGATTCACACAACGCACCAGTTGATCCAGGTCAATGGGTTCAGAGAGGTAGGCATCCGCGCCTAAGCTCAGACAACGCCGCTGCTCTTCTGCGTTGAACCGATTGCTTAAGGCAAGAACCTTGATCCTAGCCCCTGCGGGACGTTGGCGGAGTTGACGGATCAGGTCATAGCTGTTGGTATCGGAAACGTGCAGGCTGATGATGACGGCAACGGGCTCCAGAATCGCGATTTGGTCTAGGGCGATCGCCCCTTCTGTCATCCAGATCATCTGGTATCCCGCTGCATTCAGCATGTCGCAAATTGCCGTTGCGGGTTCTTCTCGATTTTCGATGAGGACAATACGCCCCGACGGTTGCACATTTCCAGCCTCAGGAGACGCGTTATCCGATTCTGGCAGGTGAGAACGGTAGGGAATGCGCACCGTAAACACCGACCCTACACCGAGGTCAGACTGAACCTCAATCGCGCCGCCGTGGAGTTCAACCAACTGCTTCGTCAACGCTAGCCCAACGCCCGCCCCGCCATACTGGCGACTGTAGGACGGCTCTAACTGCTGAAACTTCTCAAACAGCAAGGACTTTTGCTGGTCAGAAATGCCAATCCCCGTATCTTCAACTTGGAATATCGCCATCGACGGAGTAGCCGCAACCCGCAACGTCACAGCCCCCTCCCTCGGCGTAAATTTGACCGCGTTACTGAGCAAGTTCAGCAAAATCTGGCGAATGCGCTGAGGATCGGCCACAAAGCGATCGCGCTCCGGGTCAATATTTAAATGCAGTCTGAGGTTGATTTGCTTTTGGAGCGCTTCATCTTGAACAATTTTGAGGCTTTGCTGCGCCACCTTTGTCAGCGAAAATTCACTGAAGCGCAGCGCCACTTTGCCCGCCTCAAATTGGGACAGGTCAAGAATATCATTGATAAGCTCCAACAAATGGCGACCGCTGGTGTGAATGGTGTTCAGGTGCTTTTGTTGGCGCGGTGTTAGATCGTTATTGCCCCAGTGCATCAGGGTGCTGGATAGGCCAATAATGCTGGTGAGTGGGGTACGGAGTTCATGGCTCATCGCCGCCAAAAATTCGGTCTTGGCTCGGTTGGCAGCCTGGGCCGCTAGCATCGCATCTTTCAGGTGTTGCGTCCGTTCGATGACCCGCTGCCTCAGCAACGACTTTTGCCGTTGGAGGCGCGTGTAGAGTTGGGCCTGACTAATGGCGATCGCCAAATGCTCTGCAATTTGTCGCAGAAAGTTTTCTTCCTCCGCTTGCCAATCTCGAACGTGGCTGCACTGATGGGCAATCAGCAATCCCCAAAGCTGCTGTCGAACCAGGATGGGAACAACCAGTTTAGAACGAACCTGTAACTGCTGGAGTCGCTTGCGTAGGCAGGATGCTTTGGGATAGGCTGCATCGATATTGCTGACCTGCAACACAAATCCCTGGGTATACTTTTCGCGCAGATCGGGATTTCGGTCAAAGCAGGCTTCCTCAATCAGTCCTAGAGCGGAGAGGACATCTTCCGACCCTCTCGCTTCGTAGGTCACCGAGTTTGAACCGTTTAGCACCGAACCGGAGAAGGATAGTACGGCTCCCTTTGCGGATGCCTTCTCAGTGACAACAGCGCTATCAGTCGATGCTTGATCGGGTAGGAGTTGATAAACAAGCAGCCGATCAACCTGCAAAAACTGACGTACCTGTTCTACTGCGGTTTGCAAAATCACAGGCAAATCCAAGCTTTGATGGATTTGGCTAATCACCTGATTGAGTAACCGTTCTTGCTCAATGCGTTGGTATAGCTCAATTTCGACAGGACGACACCCAGGCGGATAGGAGGTAGGGGCGTCGCTATCGTCAATGGGCGGAAGCGGCGTCAGGCAATGGAAGAGTTGCTGTGTGAAGTGGGTATGCTGGGCATGGTTTGGTGTTGCGTTTAACCAGTCCATCAGCGTATCTAGCGAGGGATGGTGATCCGGGTCTGAGTTTTGCTGCCAAATATCAGTTAAGGTTTGGGCGATCGCCCCCGGATCTAAAATCAATTCAGCAATGATCATGGTCTCTTCGGTTTGCTGCCCCCGGAGCAGCACACTGAAGCCGTCTGAAACGAGCAGGGCGAGCGCCTGATCGGAGGTTGAATCGCCTGAAGAGGATAGATCTGGCTTGGGAATATTACGGGTGAAGAACCAGCAGTCTGGTGCTAGATCAGTAGCGGATTGCCGGATCAGTTTGCACAACTGATTAAATTGGGCAGTCGAGATGGGGTGGGCGATCGCACGATCTAAGTTTGCCATTATCTAAAAGCCACCTGCACTTGCGTACCGTAGCGTTGCGCCCATCAGACAAAAGGTAGGGAGATGCGATCGATCCATCAGACTCAGCAGTTTGCAAGACTAGAATTATGTATGAAAATGGGCGAGGCTGTAGAGCGGTAACGTGACTCGACCCCCAGGTTCACCCTGAGTACCACGCAGACATTGATAACGTTGAAAATAGCACTGTTGAAAGGCTAGGAACCTAGGGTGGAAGTGGAGATAAAATGCAGTTCTGCACCACAGTTATCTGCGTTCTTCACTCTCAAGCCAGCATGAAAGCAGTAGCATCGAGTTTCCTATATTCCTATGGTAAATGGGTGAGTCCATATCTGAAACCCGGACAGCAAAGTTCATTTTTGCTCCGTATTGGCCATCTTGTAACGGATGACGTCTTGGGCATTATTCACACCCCCCCGCAAGATTGCACCACGTTTTGACCACCCTCCCACTCAACACCTGGTCTAACCAAGGCGTGTTCGTTGATAGGCTTTTCAGCGCATTGGCGGAAACAGTCCAGGTTTGATCCGGCTTAAAGAGGATAAGTTCTGCCCATTCCCCAGGAGCGATCGCCCGTGGCGTTTGCCCCAAGCACAAGGCGGGATTGGTGCTGAGCCGACTCCAGAGGGTTAACGCATCCCATTGGCCCGAGTCCACCAGGTGATGCCAAAGGAGCGGGAGTGCCAGTTCATAGCCAATCGCACCCGGCGGCGCTTCGGAGAAGGATACCGTTTTTTCCTCGTAGGTGTAGGGGCTATGGTCGATGGCGATCGCATCAATTACACCCTGCTCAACGCCTTGGAGTAAGGCCGCCTGATCCTCTGGATTTCCCAAGGGTGGATCGAGTCGCAGACTGGGATCGTAGCTGGCGATCGCCTGAATATTCAGCAACACATGCATCCAGGTGGTGCTGGCAGTAACGGGTAACCCCCTCGCTTTTGCCTCCCGAATGAGATCCACGCTCCGAGCGGTGGAAACCCGCATCAGGTGAATGGGGGTTTGGGTCGTTTCCACACACTCCAGAAGGCTCACCAGCGGCACAGTTTCTGCCGTGATCGGTACGGGGGGTAACCCTAGCCGCAGAGCCTCAATCCCTTCGCGCACCACCCCTTCCCGTCCTAGCTTGGGATGGCTGCCCCACAGGGCGATCGGCATCGGGGATGGGTGCAGATACTCCAAGATGCGCTGCACCAAGTTCATGTCTGCAATCGGGCGACCGTCGGCAAACCCCGCCACGCCTGCCGCTATCAGATCATCCAGTTCGGTCATTTGCTGCCCCGCAATGCTCTGGGTCAGGGCACCCCACCAGTGGATTTGAATCGGCAAATGGCTGAGCGTGCGGTCAATCTGCGATCGCACTCCCTCCACACTGCCCCGCGTATCCAGAGGGGGATGGGTATCGGGCAGGAGAGTCACCCGCGTGAAGCCCCCTGCGATCGCCGCTTCAGCCAGAGAAAGCAACGTTTCCCGCGATTCAAATCCGGGTTCACCGGAATGGCTGTAAAGATCTACCAGTCCCGGAGCTAGAATACAGCCTGCGCCATCGATGCGCTGAACGTCGGCAGGAACCGATGCTGGATCAGGGGCGATCGCTGCAATCCGGCCATCCGTAATCAAGACATCCATCATCCGGTCGGTATGGGAAACCGGGTCAAGAACGCGAGCCTGCTGAATCAGTTCACTTGTCATAGGGGTTACTCATGCTGAATAGGGGAGTATGCGGGCAGACTACAATGCCCCGGCGGCAGTCTGATCCAACACACTGTCCCCTGTGGTAATATTGGACGCTCTCAGAATCGCATCCCCGTCCGCACCGTGGGGGTAGTCGATGACGCTAACGGCACCGTTCCCCTGCTTGAAGCGCCAGAAATACTCTGGCCCCCAGCCCATGATGTGGCACAGAATCGCTTTATTCACGGCATCGTGAGCCACCACTACAACCGTGGTCACCATTCCCTCCGCCAGATTGTCCGCGATCGCCGTAGACCGCACAATCTCATCCCAGGTGGCTGCCGACCGTTCCCAGACCTGCTGGAGATTTTCACCTTCGGGCATTTGCACCGTTTCGGGCGATCGCTGCCACTGCTTCAGTTCCGCCCCATACTCGGCTTCAATTTCCGCCTCCAGTTTGCCCTCCCAGAGGCCGTGGTTAATTTCCTTCAGACCATCATGATTCTCCAGTTCTACTCCTGGATGCAGCGCCACGATCGCCTCGGCGGTCTGCTTCGGGCGTAGCATCGGACTGGTGACGGCACGATGGATGGGCACATCGTTGAGGTATTGCGCCACCTCTGCGGCTTGCCGATGTCCGGTTTCGTTGAGGGGAACATCAATTTGTCCCTGGAAGCGCTTTTCACGGTTCCACTGGGTTTCGCCATGACGTACCAGCAGCATCCGAATCCCCGATTGTCCGGCACGGGGTTTGGGGACTTTCTGACCGAGATGGGCAGTCAGGTTGAGGGATTCGAGCTGGGCAGGTTCGCTTGACCCTGCCGGGAAATTCAGGACGTTAATGCCGCAGTTGGACTGATCCATTTGGCGATAATGGTGGGAATCCATGCCCAAGGCCGCCCCAATCAGTGCCCGATTGATCCCGCTATGGGCAACCACCAAAATGGTTTCACTGAGATGATTAGGCAACGTTTCATCCCAAAACTGCTGTGCCTGCTCAAAGAGCGATCGCACCGGATAGAAGGTTTCTTTCCCCTCCGGTGTGTCGCGGGTCATTTGCAGATCGTGGGGATGATCGCGCCAGATTTCGTAGAGGTCGGGGAAGCGATCTTGGATCTCTTGAAACAGCATGCCTTCCCATTCGCTCAGGTTAATTTCCTTGAGGTTGTCGCTCAGGCGTAGCGATAGCTCTTGATTCGGCTGAGCTGTTTCCAGAATCAATCGAGCCGTTTGCTGGGCACGCTGAAGTGGACTACAGTAAGCGGCATTAAAGGGAATGCCCACTAAGCTTTGCCCGACTCGACGGGCATCAGCCTGCCCCCGCTCCGTCAGGAACGATTGGTCACAATGCCCCTGTACCCGACGCTCAACGTTAAACGTACTTTCTCCGTGGCGAACCAAAATGACGCGCGTATTCAGGGCTGTGTCCTCCTTTGCTGCAATACCGAAACGTGGCAATCTCTATACGTGGCAATGCAATCGCACCAAAACGGGCGATCGCATCCAACGCCAACCGCATTCTATTCTAAATTAGCGATCGCCACAGGTTCTACCGGATCCGCCAACTCGAATCCAAACACCCGCGAGTAGAAATACAGTTCGCCATCTAGCACCCGCTTAATATTTTCCGCCTTGCGAAATCCGTGCTGCTCTCCAGCAAATAGCACATAGGCCACAGGCAATCCCTTGTCCTTCAAGGCATTTACCATCAGTTCCGCCTGATTGGGAGGCACAATCTTATCCTCGTCGCCCTGGAAAAAGATCACCGGACAAGATAGTTGATCGATATGGTGAATGGGCGATCGCGCCCGGTATAGCGCCTGTTCCGCCGGATACGCTCCAATCAAACTGTCCAGGTAGCGAGCTTCAAACTTGTGGGTATCCTGCGCCAGTACCTCGGCATCGCTCACCCCATAGAAGCTTGCGCCTGCCTTAAAGGTGTCGCGGAAGGTCAGCGCTGCCAGGGTCGTGTAGCCA
This Synechococcales cyanobacterium T60_A2020_003 DNA region includes the following protein-coding sequences:
- a CDS encoding histidine phosphatase family protein, translating into MNTRVILVRHGESTFNVERRVQGHCDQSFLTERGQADARRVGQSLVGIPFNAAYCSPLQRAQQTARLILETAQPNQELSLRLSDNLKEINLSEWEGMLFQEIQDRFPDLYEIWRDHPHDLQMTRDTPEGKETFYPVRSLFEQAQQFWDETLPNHLSETILVVAHSGINRALIGAALGMDSHHYRQMDQSNCGINVLNFPAGSSEPAQLESLNLTAHLGQKVPKPRAGQSGIRMLLVRHGETQWNREKRFQGQIDVPLNETGHRQAAEVAQYLNDVPIHRAVTSPMLRPKQTAEAIVALHPGVELENHDGLKEINHGLWEGKLEAEIEAEYGAELKQWQRSPETVQMPEGENLQQVWERSAATWDEIVRSTAIADNLAEGMVTTVVVVAHDAVNKAILCHIMGWGPEYFWRFKQGNGAVSVIDYPHGADGDAILRASNITTGDSVLDQTAAGAL
- a CDS encoding GAF domain-containing protein translates to MANLDRAIAHPISTAQFNQLCKLIRQSATDLAPDCWFFTRNIPKPDLSSSGDSTSDQALALLVSDGFSVLLRGQQTEETMIIAELILDPGAIAQTLTDIWQQNSDPDHHPSLDTLMDWLNATPNHAQHTHFTQQLFHCLTPLPPIDDSDAPTSYPPGCRPVEIELYQRIEQERLLNQVISQIHQSLDLPVILQTAVEQVRQFLQVDRLLVYQLLPDQASTDSAVVTEKASAKGAVLSFSGSVLNGSNSVTYEARGSEDVLSALGLIEEACFDRNPDLREKYTQGFVLQVSNIDAAYPKASCLRKRLQQLQVRSKLVVPILVRQQLWGLLIAHQCSHVRDWQAEEENFLRQIAEHLAIAISQAQLYTRLQRQKSLLRQRVIERTQHLKDAMLAAQAANRAKTEFLAAMSHELRTPLTSIIGLSSTLMHWGNNDLTPRQQKHLNTIHTSGRHLLELINDILDLSQFEAGKVALRFSEFSLTKVAQQSLKIVQDEALQKQINLRLHLNIDPERDRFVADPQRIRQILLNLLSNAVKFTPREGAVTLRVAATPSMAIFQVEDTGIGISDQQKSLLFEKFQQLEPSYSRQYGGAGVGLALTKQLVELHGGAIEVQSDLGVGSVFTVRIPYRSHLPESDNASPEAGNVQPSGRIVLIENREEPATAICDMLNAAGYQMIWMTEGAIALDQIAILEPVAVIISLHVSDTNSYDLIRQLRQRPAGARIKVLALSNRFNAEEQRRCLSLGADAYLSEPIDLDQLVRCVNRMLGVAIAQSS
- a CDS encoding dihydroorotase, which encodes MTSELIQQARVLDPVSHTDRMMDVLITDGRIAAIAPDPASVPADVQRIDGAGCILAPGLVDLYSHSGEPGFESRETLLSLAEAAIAGGFTRVTLLPDTHPPLDTRGSVEGVRSQIDRTLSHLPIQIHWWGALTQSIAGQQMTELDDLIAAGVAGFADGRPIADMNLVQRILEYLHPSPMPIALWGSHPKLGREGVVREGIEALRLGLPPVPITAETVPLVSLLECVETTQTPIHLMRVSTARSVDLIREAKARGLPVTASTTWMHVLLNIQAIASYDPSLRLDPPLGNPEDQAALLQGVEQGVIDAIAIDHSPYTYEEKTVSFSEAPPGAIGYELALPLLWHHLVDSGQWDALTLWSRLSTNPALCLGQTPRAIAPGEWAELILFKPDQTWTVSANALKSLSTNTPWLDQVLSGRVVKTWCNLAGGCE
- a CDS encoding FIST C-terminal domain-containing protein; this encodes MTDSMKWASALSQKPSLEAAVKEVAEQAQRSLQATADLAFVFISSSFTSEFPRLMPLLKEYLSVPYLIGCSGGGIIGQDVEIDEVQEVEDEPALCLTLAHLPGVNIHPFHTREDDLPDLDSPPDAWVELIGVRPEENPQFILLADPFTAGINDLLQGLDFAYPGSVKVGGLAGSDASSGNSSLFCNFEHLREGVVGVALSGNVVLEAIVAQGCRPIGQTYRVVDGERNIVMKVVPQDANPFASDGTALTPLEALQEVYQDLSDEDRELAQHSLFVGVAQSEFKQSLEQGDFLIRNLLGVDPKVGAIAIGDRVRAGQRIQFHLRDAETSSNDLDALLEKYVMNLDPNQASPSGALMFSCLGRGEGLYGEPNIDSQLLHQYLKRIPVSGFFCNGEIGPVGNTTFLHGYTSVFGICRASHED